The genomic stretch CGAAGCGCATGGTCAGCAGCTCGTCTATGAGCTTCCTGTCTATCGTCGGCTGGAACTTGAAGTCGAAGTCGTCAATCGTCTTCCTGGCGGGGAAGCCGGCGAACTTGAGGCGCATGGTCATGCGCCTGGAGTTCTTTGCCTCCAGCTCCGTCTTCAGCAGGTCGTCGAGCACCTCCATGAATGTCCTGTCCTTCGCATTTGCCAGCGTGCTGTCTATCAGCGAATTCATTGTCGTCAGTCCCAGCTCTTCGAGCGAGCCGTGCACCCTCTCGTAGACCATGTCCATTTCACTCACCTGCCATGCTGTCGTAGACGGACAGATCCCTCTTCTCGACATCCGAGTACTGCCGGAGGTTCTGTTCCCTCACTGTCTTCATCAGTCCGTCGAAGTGTTCCTTGTTTTTGGATATCCTTCCGCTGCCCTGGAGGATATCGTGTTCCGCAACAACTGTGCCGTCGATGGTCACCGAGAGTCTGCCGTCGAGCTCGGTGACTGCGGACTCCCTGCCGGCATGCTTCCAGGGAACACTGTAGCGATTCCCATGGTATGAGACATAGCAGTCACGCGACACCTTTCTCGTGTCCGTGAGCTTCATCGCATACACCGGATGACCCTGTATAGGATTGAGCTTCTCGAGCGGCAGCCGCTCCTTCGGTATTTCACCTGTTGTTCTGTGTACCCTGGCATTGACTCTGTCGCACCACTGGAGTGCCTGGCTGTTGACATCGGCCAGCGATGTGAATGTTCTGCCGTTCCAGAAGTTGCCGCGTATGAACTTCATTGTATTCTCTATCTTGCCCTTGGTCTGAGGGCGGTACGGATGGCAGAGTCTGGGCCATATGCCGTAGAATTCGAGGAAGTCCATGAACAGCTGGTTGAAGGTGGAGTCTGAGACCTTCGCCTTCCTGTCCAGCACGACCTGTTTCATGTTGTCATAGAGCATTGTGTTCGTATAGCCGCTGAAATACTGGAATGCATTCGTGTGCTGCCTGATGAGCGTCTCTGTCTTCAGATCGATTGAGAATTCGATGTAACGCATTCTCGAGTAACCGAGCAGCATGGAGAAGCAGTGCAGCTTCCTCATCACACCGTCAATCTCGATGGGCCCGAACTCGCCGTAGTCGACCTGTGCCTGCTCGCCGGGTTTGGTTTCGAAGCGAAGGACCGCCTTCACCTTCGCATCATTGCGTATGGTGCTACAGTATTCTCTGAGGATTGTGTATCCACCGGGGTACCCTTTTGCCTTTATCTCCTCCAGTATCCTGACGGCGGAGAGGTTGTAACCATCAATCCTCTCCCTGATGTATGGTTTGTACGGTTCCAGAATAGAGAGTCGACCATTTCCTGTGGAACCGTATTCAGGCGGCTTGACAGCGAGGATGTATTTCCTCGCAGTGTTCCTGCTCACACCCGATTGCCTCGCAATCTCGCTCACCGACATTCCCTGCTCATGCATTTCCTTAAACACGTGCCATTCCTCCGAAGTCAGCAAATTCGTACCCCCTGCCCTCCACCGAAGGAGGCGCAGGTGGTAAATATTCACCGCCATTTCTGCTCAATATTCGCCGCCGATTCTGCTCAATTTTACTCCGCCGA from Candidatus Sysuiplasma acidicola encodes the following:
- the istA gene encoding IS21 family transposase, with the translated sequence MLTSEEWHVFKEMHEQGMSVSEIARQSGVSRNTARKYILAVKPPEYGSTGNGRLSILEPYKPYIRERIDGYNLSAVRILEEIKAKGYPGGYTILREYCSTIRNDAKVKAVLRFETKPGEQAQVDYGEFGPIEIDGVMRKLHCFSMLLGYSRMRYIEFSIDLKTETLIRQHTNAFQYFSGYTNTMLYDNMKQVVLDRKAKVSDSTFNQLFMDFLEFYGIWPRLCHPYRPQTKGKIENTMKFIRGNFWNGRTFTSLADVNSQALQWCDRVNARVHRTTGEIPKERLPLEKLNPIQGHPVYAMKLTDTRKVSRDCYVSYHGNRYSVPWKHAGRESAVTELDGRLSVTIDGTVVAEHDILQGSGRISKNKEHFDGLMKTVREQNLRQYSDVEKRDLSVYDSMAGE